A single window of Onychostoma macrolepis isolate SWU-2019 chromosome 16, ASM1243209v1, whole genome shotgun sequence DNA harbors:
- the mrpl13 gene encoding 39S ribosomal protein L13, mitochondrial isoform X4 translates to MSSFSRSAQQWATFARSWFLIDASMQPPGKIASMCSVRLQGKHKPIYHPLSDIGDHVVVMNTRHIAFSGNKWEQKVYSSHTGYPGSFKQLTAAQMHKKDPTAIIKLAVYGMLPKNLTRRTMMQRLHLFPDDVLPEDILKNLTEELPQPREIPRKLSEYTQEERDAFPMLWTPA, encoded by the exons atgtcTAGTTTTTCAAGATCAGCCCAG CAATGGGCGACCTTTGCAAGATCCTGGTTCCTGATAGACGCTAGTATGCAGCCTCCTGGAAAGATCGCCTCTATGTGTTCAGTGCGTCTTCAAGGAAAGCATAAACCCATTTACCATCCACTGA GTGATATTGGAGACCATGTGGTGGTCATGAACACCAGACACATCGCCTTCTCTGGAAATAAATGGGAACAGAAAGTGTATTCGTCTCACACTGG CTACCCTGGATCATTCAAACAGCTCACGGCAGCCCAAATGCACAAAAAAGACCCAACAGCT ATCATTAAACTGGCTGTGTACGGGATGCTTCCCAAAAACCTCACCAGAAGGACCATGATGCAACGGCTTCACCTCTTCCCAGATGAT GTTCTTCCTGAGGACATTCTGAAGAACCTGACAGAGGAGCTTCCTCAACCCAGAGAGATTCCTCGCAAGCTCAGCGAGTACACACAGGAGGAGCGGGACGCTTTCCCCATGCTCTGGACCCC AGCATGA
- the mrpl13 gene encoding 39S ribosomal protein L13, mitochondrial isoform X3 yields the protein MSSFSRSAQQWATFARSWFLIDASMQPPGKIASMCSVRLQGKHKPIYHPLSDIGDHVVVMNTRHIAFSGNKWEQKVYSSHTGYPGSFKQLTAAQMHKKDPTAIIKLAVYGMLPKNLTRRTMMQRLHLFPDDVLPEDILKNLTEELPQPREIPRKLSEYTQEERDAFPMLWTPPEDYRMK from the exons atgtcTAGTTTTTCAAGATCAGCCCAG CAATGGGCGACCTTTGCAAGATCCTGGTTCCTGATAGACGCTAGTATGCAGCCTCCTGGAAAGATCGCCTCTATGTGTTCAGTGCGTCTTCAAGGAAAGCATAAACCCATTTACCATCCACTGA GTGATATTGGAGACCATGTGGTGGTCATGAACACCAGACACATCGCCTTCTCTGGAAATAAATGGGAACAGAAAGTGTATTCGTCTCACACTGG CTACCCTGGATCATTCAAACAGCTCACGGCAGCCCAAATGCACAAAAAAGACCCAACAGCT ATCATTAAACTGGCTGTGTACGGGATGCTTCCCAAAAACCTCACCAGAAGGACCATGATGCAACGGCTTCACCTCTTCCCAGATGAT GTTCTTCCTGAGGACATTCTGAAGAACCTGACAGAGGAGCTTCCTCAACCCAGAGAGATTCCTCGCAAGCTCAGCGAGTACACACAGGAGGAGCGGGACGCTTTCCCCATGCTCTGGACCCC
- the mrpl13 gene encoding 39S ribosomal protein L13, mitochondrial isoform X2 produces the protein MSSFSRSAQQWATFARSWFLIDASMQPPGKIASMCSVRLQGKHKPIYHPLSDIGDHVVVMNTRHIAFSGNKWEQKVYSSHTGYPGSFKQLTAAQMHKKDPTAIIKLAVYGMLPKNLTRRTMMQRLHLFPDDVLPEDILKNLTEELPQPREIPRKLSEYTQEERDAFPMLWTPTNKVIQIWKE, from the exons atgtcTAGTTTTTCAAGATCAGCCCAG CAATGGGCGACCTTTGCAAGATCCTGGTTCCTGATAGACGCTAGTATGCAGCCTCCTGGAAAGATCGCCTCTATGTGTTCAGTGCGTCTTCAAGGAAAGCATAAACCCATTTACCATCCACTGA GTGATATTGGAGACCATGTGGTGGTCATGAACACCAGACACATCGCCTTCTCTGGAAATAAATGGGAACAGAAAGTGTATTCGTCTCACACTGG CTACCCTGGATCATTCAAACAGCTCACGGCAGCCCAAATGCACAAAAAAGACCCAACAGCT ATCATTAAACTGGCTGTGTACGGGATGCTTCCCAAAAACCTCACCAGAAGGACCATGATGCAACGGCTTCACCTCTTCCCAGATGAT GTTCTTCCTGAGGACATTCTGAAGAACCTGACAGAGGAGCTTCCTCAACCCAGAGAGATTCCTCGCAAGCTCAGCGAGTACACACAGGAGGAGCGGGACGCTTTCCCCATGCTCTGGACCCC